In Pirellula sp. SH-Sr6A, the DNA window TCGACTCGATCACACGCCTTGCACGCGCCTGGAACGGCGAATGTTCGCAAAGCGGTAAACTCCTCAGCGGCGGCTTGGATGCCAATGCCATGCAAAAACCCAAGTCGTTTTTTGGAGCGGCTCGCAAAGTGGAAGAAGGTGGCTCCTTGACCATCATCGCTACCGCGCTGGTCGGAACCGGTAGCAAGATGGACGATGTCATCTTTGAAGAGTTCAAAGGAACCGGGAACATGGAAATCGTTCTCGATCGCGCCTTAGTCGATCGGCGCGTTTGGCCTGCAATCGATATCAACGCATCCGGAACGCGAAGGGAAGAAGCGTTGCTCGACCCGGAAGAGTACCAGCGAGTCTCCCTCTTGAGAAAAACCCTCTCGCAATTAAGCCCGACCGATGCGATGGAGCAACTCGTTCAGAAGATGCAAAAGACGAAATCCAACGCAGAGTTCCTGCTCGGTATTCGCCCGTAAATCCCTCCCCCCATTCGTATCTATCGAACCCTGAGTCCAAGCTATGCCACAAACACTTGATCTCGCACATAGCGTGAACACCCAAGGCATCGAAGCGCATCGCATCGCCATCGTCGTTTCTGAATACAACGATCACATTACCGGCAAACTGAGAGACGGAGCCGTCAGCACCCTCCTGGAAGCGGGAATCAAAGATGAAGACATCTTGATCGTCCCGGTGCCAGGAGCATGGGAACTCCCCTTCGGAGTCCAGCAACTCCTCGGCGAGCGGACCTGCCGCGGCGCCATCGCCCTCGGCGCTGTCATTCGCGGGGAAACGACCCATGACCAACACATCAACCGAGCCGTGAGCATGGCACTCATGCAACTCTCCTTGGACCACAACAAACCCGTCGCGTTCGGCCTCCTCACCGTGAATAGCTTGGAACAAGCCATCCAACGAAGTGGCGGCAATGTCGGCAACAAAGGAGAAGAGTCCGCCCTCGCCCTCCTCGCGTGCCTCCGTGTCGCCGCTGCGGCCGCACACCTTCACCGCTAAGCCCAAGCTCTCCCCCTTAGCAAGACACCGATGGCGCAAGCCCTTGCGCGCAATGGAAATCCGCGAGGATGACCATGCGGTTTGCCACTTCCCAGCCGCGATCCCTATTGCGCACTCAGCGCAATCCTCGATCGATCGTATGGCTTGAATCAAGCTCCCATACATGCAAATCGCGATGATCGCTCGACCGAGTGGCGATCCATCGCAAACGCCGCAATGAGCCTGAGTGGAGCATACGAATTGACTCCGCAATCATGGTCCTTTTTTGTTCGCAATTGGGTGGGTGAGACTTTACCATGATGCCAGACCAATCGCATCGCGGTGTAGAATGTCGACATTTTGGTCATCGGAAGTACGGCGAGGGGTTGAGTCGATCAACCCCATCCATCCCCTCCAGACGAGAACTCCGGTCTGTCGCCAGACCAACCTGAGTTCGAAGTCTCATCCCCACAAGCTTCACCAAGAAATGAACAAGACATTGCTCGTCGCCGCAGCTATGTGGCTTCTACTGCTTGGCAAATCTTCCTTGATCCGGGCGGACTTCCCTTCGACTTTGAGGACAAGCAGGGGATTGCAGGAGTCACATCACTGACGTACGTGAAGCCCGAATTGACGATCACGATCACGAGAACCTCGGGTGCGACATTCGATATCGATTCACCGGGAGTGAATCCGTTCCTCAATGGAAGCCTAAGTCCATTCAACGGCAACAACGGGGTGTACCTCGACGATCATTTCCAGATTGAGCTAAGTCGACCTGTCGCGGCCTTTTTCATGGATGCGGGAGACTTCGGGGGAGATTTCGATTCCTTGGTGTTCGAAGGGTTCGTGGGACCAGGATTGACGGGTGAGAGCGCCGGCTGGCAAGGCTCTTTGCCGGGTGGGGGAACGAACTTCGGGTACGCCACGATGCAACTAACACGAGATCCGGATCTGCCAGGTTTTCGGTCGTTCCGATTCCGAGGAGGAACACCGGTCGCGCCGAACTCGGTCTATTACGACAACATCCGCTTTCGACTGTCCTCCGTTCCCGAGCCGGGCGCCGCGTTACTAGTCGCTTTGGGATGCACCTGCATCGGCGCCATTCGATTCCGGAGAAGGAAAATGGATCTCGATCGCGAACTCTCCTGATGTCGTGGTACTTGCCAAATTCCGACTTCAGCTTGAGGCCGGTCCCTGCCTCTGCATACCCACCAGAAAAATGGTCACCTGTCCAGGCGTAAAGAACCCCGTGGGCTCTTTTCAAGTAACGTGCGGCGCAACCACTAGAAGGGCTTCATCGACATGCTCGCGATCAATGGTTGCGAGCAGCCCAATCGATTCCTGAGATTGCATGGGAACCGAACACTAATCGTCACTAATCACCACTAATAAGGAATCGCAGCAAGATGGTCGCGGTTCTTGATCAGTGCGAATGAGTGGAGATTAGTGTTCCTGCTTTCTCAAGACGCTGCACTTTACATTCCAACAATGTCCATGTTTGCTCTCTGTACGTTGGACTCATTTTTGCTGTTAACCTTGGGTTGATATGCAATCGATGAAATGAGCCAATAAAAATGCGGTCTAGGTCCTAGGGGTTCTCTCCCTCCTACAATTCGCTCATGGAATATCAGGCACCGACCTCATCGAGGCGTTTAACAATCGCTTTAAAAAGTTACGCATTGTCACCAACAACACGGGCCCCACTCCGCGATCCTCCGCATCATCCGCGGTTGACCATCACCGATTGCATACCCAGACAACGAGAGCGATTAGTCGTAGGTGGAGCACTAAACTAGCGGGGAGGAGAGGGATCAACCGCGGAGATTGCGGAGATGCGCGGAGGCAGAATGATGAAGAATAGGAGGCGCCCACGTTCGGGTAACGTCCTGATTGCTCGATGGCACTGTGCTCTGAGTCCCGGTAGGGACGAAAGAAAATACGGCTGGAAAGATGCGATCAACCTAGAGATGATCACGAAGCGTAAGGCATAGCACCGGGTCCGTTTATTACCCGTTCCCAGGATGAGAAATAGGAGGCGCCAACCTTTTGGGGTAATGTCCTGGCTGCTCGATGGCACTGTGCTCTTAGTCCCGGTAGGGACGGCAGACAATAGCCCAGCCTTTCAAGGCTGGGTATGCGCACAATCATCGCGACAGTCCCGGTAGGGACGAAAGAAAATACGACTGGAAAGATGCGATCAACCTAGAGATGATCACGAAGCGTAAGGCATAGCACAGGATCCGTTTATTACTCGTTCCCAGGATGAGAAATAGGAGGCGCCCACCTTCGGGTAACGTCCTGATTGCCCGATGGCACTGTGCTCTTAGTCCCGGTAGGGACGGCAGACAATAGCCCAGCCTTTCAAGGCTGGGTATGCGCACAATCATCGAGTCAGTCCCGGTAGGGACGAAAGAAAATACGACTGGAAAGATGCGATCAACCTAGAGATGATCACGAAGCGTAAGGCATAGCACCGGATCCGTTTATTACCCGTTCCCAGGATGAGAAATAGGAGGCGCCAACCTTTTGGGGTAATGTCCTGGTTGCTCGATGGCACTGTGCTCTTAGTCCCGGTAGGGACGGCAGACAATAGCCCAGCCTTTCAAGGCTGGGTATGCGCACAATCATCGCGACAGTCCCGGTAGGGACGAAAGAAAATACGGCTGGAAAGATGCGATCAATCTAGAGATGATCACGAAGCGTAAGGCATAGCACCGGATCCGTTTATTACCCGTTCCCAGGATGAGAAATAGGAGGCGCCAACCTTTTGGGGTAATGTCCTGGTTGCTCGATGGCACTGTGCTCTTAGTCCCGGTAGGGACGGCAGACAATAGCCCAGCCTTTCAAGGCTGGGTATGCGCACAATCATCGCGACAGTCCCGGTAGGGACGAAAGAAAATACGACTGGAAAGATGCGATCAACCTAGAGATGATCACGAAGCGTAAGGCATAGCACCGGGTCCGTTTATTACCCGTTCCCAGGATGAGAAATAGGAGGCGCCAACCTTTTGGGGTAATGTCCTGGTTGCTCGATGGCACTGTGCTCTTAGTCCCGGTAGGGACGGCAGACAATAGCCCAGCCTTTCAAGGCTGGGTATGCGCACAATCATCGCGACAGTCCCGGTAGGGACGAAAGAAAATACGACTGGAAAGATGCGATCAACCTAGAGATGATCACGAAGCGTAAGGCATAGCACAGGATCCGTTTATTACTCGTTCCCAGGATGAGAAATAGGAGGCGCCCACCTTCGGGTAACGTCCTGATTGCCCGATGGCACTGTACTCTTAGTCCCGGTAGGGACGGCAGACAATAGCCCAGCCTTTCAAGGCTGGGTATGCGCACAATCATCGCGACAGTCCCGGTAGGGACGAAAGAAAATACGGCTGGAAAGATGCGATCAACCTAGAGATGATCACGAAGCGTAAGGCATAGCACCGGATCCGTTTATTACCCGTTCCCAGGATGAGAAATAGGAGGCGCCCACCCTTTTGGGGTAACGTCCTGCTTGCTCGATGGCACTGTGCTCTTAGTCCCGGTAGGGACGGCAGACAATAGCCCAGCCTTTCAAGGCTGGGTATGCGCACAATCATCGAGTCAGTCCCGGTAGGGACGAAAGAAAATACGACTGGAAAGATGCGATCAACCTAGAGATGATCACGAAGCGTAAGGCATAGCAATCCGGCGCTGCAGAGCAATCTGGAAAAATGTGTTCGAGAACTCGGCGCTATTAAGCGAGTTGATGGTGCGGCGAGATTTTCTCTGAGGCCCAGTTCGTGCAATCGATGAACCTGGACTCACTTCGGTGCAAATAGGTGATCGGTTGGTGGCTTTCTCCAGCTTTGTGTACTGCTTCTCAATCGATTTTCTGGCTTGCGACTTTCAATCAGACATCCATCGAGCTCGCTGCTCGCTTGGTGACACTTGTTTCTTGGTACAAGACGCACTTAAATAAGGTTTAGCTCGTGTTGGTTTGGATCGCGACATGCGATGTTTCGCTTTCTCTTGCGTTGCATCGATCACACGATAGAGCGCGATTGAGCCCTAACCTCGCAGCTCTCGCTGTTGCTCGCTTCTCTTTAAGGTCCACCGGAACTCTCGCTCCGGTCTCAAGGACCATCTCGTCGGGTGTCTGACCTTGGAAGGCAAAATGGGGAACAACTTTCTGCCGCGGTTATGTCCTGAAAGGACTTCAGCTATTAGCCCGGGGTAAGCTAGCGCCACCCCGGGTTGGTTACAAAAGAAGTCACGTATCCCGGGAGGGATGAAAGCGATTCAGGGAGCAGCTGGCCTCCTTGCCAGGATGCGAAATCCCATTGCGATAGACCGGTGATGTCGCTTGTGCTCAAACACCGGCTACAAGCTTCCATGCTTTCGGCAAGCAGAACGTAGCTTCTCTGTCGGCAGACAGCCATAAACATCGAAGACTGGAGCAACGCGCCAGGTCACCACTCCTATCAAGGATTGGATGTCCGATACGCGGATCTGCTTTACAACCTCGGATTCGTCAGCGTGCGATCGCTCGCAGGGACCACCGAATCGGAACTGCGAAGAACTCCAGGCATCGGCGAAACCATCGTCGAGCATTGCCGCAAGGTGCTTCGAACGCTCAACATGTCGTTCCGCGACGAAGTCCCAAACCTGCTCGCCCATCCGAGGCTACCCAACGC includes these proteins:
- a CDS encoding PEP-CTERM sorting domain-containing protein (PEP-CTERM proteins occur, often in large numbers, in the proteomes of bacteria that also encode an exosortase, a predicted intramembrane cysteine proteinase. The presence of a PEP-CTERM domain at a protein's C-terminus predicts cleavage within the sorting domain, followed by covalent anchoring to some some component of the (usually Gram-negative) cell surface. Many PEP-CTERM proteins exhibit an unusual sequence composition that includes large numbers of potential glycosylation sites. Expression of one such protein has been shown restore the ability of a bacterium to form floc, a type of biofilm.), with amino-acid sequence MASTAWQIFLDPGGLPFDFEDKQGIAGVTSLTYVKPELTITITRTSGATFDIDSPGVNPFLNGSLSPFNGNNGVYLDDHFQIELSRPVAAFFMDAGDFGGDFDSLVFEGFVGPGLTGESAGWQGSLPGGGTNFGYATMQLTRDPDLPGFRSFRFRGGTPVAPNSVYYDNIRFRLSSVPEPGAALLVALGCTCIGAIRFRRRKMDLDRELS
- the ribH gene encoding 6,7-dimethyl-8-ribityllumazine synthase, with product MPQTLDLAHSVNTQGIEAHRIAIVVSEYNDHITGKLRDGAVSTLLEAGIKDEDILIVPVPGAWELPFGVQQLLGERTCRGAIALGAVIRGETTHDQHINRAVSMALMQLSLDHNKPVAFGLLTVNSLEQAIQRSGGNVGNKGEESALALLACLRVAAAAAHLHR